One Camelina sativa cultivar DH55 chromosome 3, Cs, whole genome shotgun sequence genomic window carries:
- the LOC104777370 gene encoding leucine-rich repeat receptor-like serine/threonine-protein kinase BAM1: MNTRSFTLSIFAAVLFLQCLNPTGAATCHPDDEAGLLAFKSGITRDRLGILRQWKKGTKCCYWMGVICNTGDRVTKLEINGFGILGQSVISGTISPSLAKLQHLEGVYFNYLINVTGSFPQFLFKLPNLKYVDFTNTRLSGPLPANIGALRQLIELTLEKSQFTGPIPTSISNLTSLTLLRLSGNRISGTIPDVFKSMTKLVSLDLSRNRLSGNLPPSLALLSSTLELLDVSQNILSGTIPSFLSRLKVLSQLVLSKNQYSGVVPKSFANMKKLNHIDLSHNLLSGPFPTMKIVKGIFYLDLSNNHFHLTTIPEWVTSSQSIYGLKLVKCGIKMRLDDWKPSRPQFYFYIDLSENEITGSPTWFLNQAIDLADFQASGNKLQFDMGKLKFGESLRMLDISRNLVFGKVPATVVGLQTFNVSQNHLCGNLPVTKFPASAFKGNDCLCGSPLSPCKA; encoded by the coding sequence ATGAACACTCGATCCTTCACTCTATCTATCTTTGCCGCAGTTCTGTTTCTTCAGTGTCTAAACCCCACCGGAGCTGCCACGTGTCATCCTGACGATGAGGCGGGTCTTTTAGCTTTCAAATCAGGTATAACTCGAGATCGTCTGGGCATTCTAAGGCAGTGGAAAAAAGGTACTAAATGTTGCTACTGGATGGGTGTCATTTGCAACACCGGTGACCGCGTCACCAAACTGGAAATCAATGGATTTGGCATTCTTGGCCAAAGCGTCATCTCTGGCACAATCTCGCCTTCCCTGGCCAAACTTCAACACCTCGAGGGAGTTTACTTCAACTATCTTATAAATGTCACTGGATCATTTCCtcaatttcttttcaaattacCAAATCTAAAGTACGTTGACTTCACAAATACTCGTCTCTCTGGTCCCCTTCCGGCTAACATCGGTGCGCTAAGACAGTTGATAGAGTTAACTCTGGAGAAAAGCCAGTTCACTGGTCCGATCCCGACTTCCATATCTAACCTGACTAGTTTAACGTTGCTCAGACTCAGCGGAAACCGCATCTCCGGCACCATCCCAGATGTTTTCAAATCTATGACGAAGCTTGTATCTCTTGATCTCTCTCGGAACCGATTGTCAGGAAATCTTCCTCCGTCATTGGCATTGCTTTCATCAACCCTTGAGCTCCTTGACGTAAGCCAGAACATTCTCTCGGGGACGATCCCCAGCTTTTTATCGAGACTTAAGGTGCTTTCACAATTGGTTCTCTCCAAGAATCAGTACTCCGGTGTTGTACCAAAGAGTTTTGCTAATATGAAAAAACTTAATCATATTGATCTCTCACACAATCTTCTAAGCGGTCCATTTCCTACAATGAAGATCGTTAAAGGCATCTTCTATCTTGATCTGTCAAACAACCATTTCCACTTAACAACAATACCGGAATGGGTGACCTCGTCGCAGTCTATCTACGGGTTAAAACTTGTAAAATGCGGGATCAAGATGAGGTTGGACGACTGGAAGCCATCGAGACCACAATTTTACTTTTACATCGATCTGTCAGAAAACGAGATCACTGGGAGTCCAACATGGTTCCTAAACCAAGCAATAGATCTGGCCGACTTTCAGGCGTCAGGCAACAAACTCCAATTCGACATGGGGAAGCTAAAATTTGGGGAGTCATTGAGAATGTTGGATATATCAAGGAATTTGGTATTTGGGAAGGTGCCAGCCACCGTGGTTGGGTTACAGACATTCAACGTGAGTCAAAATCATCTTTGCGGAAATCTTCCAGTGACAAAGTTTCCCGCGAGCGCGTTCAAAGGTAACGATTGTCTTTGCGGCTCACCACTTTCTCCATGTAAAGCTTAA
- the LOC104779060 gene encoding uncharacterized protein LOC104779060, whose amino-acid sequence MDDFSVYGSSFKNCLENLCKVLARCEEKHLVINWEKCHFMVRDGIVLGHRVSEAGIEVDRAKIEVMTSLQMPENVKAVRSFLGHADVKFEFTDECRIAFERIKQELVSAPIVQPPDWDLPFEVICDASDCAVGAVLGQKRDKKLHAIYYASRTLDDAQRNYATTEKELLAVVFAFEKFLKDKKGIENGVADHLSRIRIDDDVSIQDCGADRYHHSIGRHRCFLDTDWSYDGDLTAVASSNPPCDGVYRRCLAETEVPDVLFHCHGSDYAGHFATFKTVSKVLQAGFWWPTMFKDAHEYVSRCDACQRKGQISKRNEMPQNFILEVEVFDCWGIDFMGPFPSSYKSNYILVVVDYVSKWVEAIACLQWFLSCLRPLXIPTQQVWENPLAELKKADFINRPLDVWGEYDKMLYNAWLGVEIEPTKFXQTSGQVEVSNRQIKEIIEKTIISRHFEPNDQVLLYNSRLKLFPGKLCSRWSGPFTVQEVRPYGAIVLLNSKGEKFTVNGQRVKHYWVKAEIPDGHIVRLDEAPSA is encoded by the exons atggatgatttttcagtttatgggtcttcattcaagaaCTGTTTAGAAAATCTATGCAAGGTGTTGGCAAGGTGTGAGGAGAAGCATTTAGTGATCAATTGGGAGAAGTGccattttatggttagagatggtatAGTTCTTGGTCACAGGGTTTCAGAAGCTGGTATTGAAGTTGACCGCGCTAAGATAGAGGTGATGACAAGTCTTCAAATGCCAGAGAATGTGAAGGCAgtaaggagttttcttgggcaTGCAG ATGTCAAATTTGAATTCACTGATGAGTGCAGGATAGCCTTTGAAAGGATTAAGCAAGAACTTGTGAGTGCTCCTATTGTTCAGCCACCAGATTGGGATCTCCCTTTTGAAGTTATCTGTGATGCTAGTGACTGTGCAGTGGGAGCAGTGCTGGGACAGAAAagagacaagaagcttcatgcaaTTTACTATGCAAGCAGAACACTTGATGATGCACaaagaaattatgcaacaacagaaAAGGAGTTGTTGgcagttgtgtttgcttttgaaaaattCT TGAAGGATAAGAAGGGGATTGAGAATGGTGTTGCTGATCACTTGTCTAGGattagaattgatgatgatgtgtcAATCCAAGACT GTGGTGCCGATCGATACCACcatagcatcggtcgacaccgatgCTTTCTAGATACAGACTGGTCGTATGATGGAGATTTAACTGCTGTGGCTAGCTCCAATCCACCCTG TGATGGAGTTTACAGAAGATGTTTGGCAGAGACTGAGGTACctgatgttttgtttcattgtcatGGGTCTGACTATGCAGGacattttgctacattcaaAACAGTGTCCAAGGTCCTCCAAGCAGGCTTCTGGTGGCCAACGATGTTCAAAGACGCTCATGAATATGTCTCAAGATGCGATGCTTGTCAGCGGAAAGGTCAGATTAGCAAGaggaatgagatgccacaaaacttcaTTCTTGAAGTTGAAGTGTTTGATTGTTGGGGTATTGACTTTATGGGACCGTTTCCATCTTCCTACAAGAGCAATTACATCCTAGTTGTTGTTGattatgtctccaagtgggttgAAGCAATTGCATGTCTACAgtggttcttaagctgtttaagaccattaANAATCCCAACTCAACAGGTATGGGAAAACCCTCTTGCAGAACTTAAGAAGGCTGATTTTATCAACAGACCATTAGATGTTTGGGGAGAGTATGATAAAATGTTGTATAATGCCTGGTTAGGAGTAGAAATTGAACCAACCAAGTTTTNTCAGACTAGTGGGCAAGTAGAGGTTTCCAACAGGCAGATTAAGGAGATTATTGAGAAAACA ATCATCTCCAGgcactttgagcctaatgacCAGGTACTCCTTTACAATTCTCGCCTGAAGCTATTTCCGGGTAAACTCTGTTCCCGTTGGTCTGGTCCTTTTACTGTCCAAGAAGTTAGACCATATGGAGCCATTGTGTTGTTGAATTCCAAAGGAGAGAAGTTCACTGTTAATGGCCAAAGGGTGAAACATTATTGGGTGAAAGCAGAGATACCGGACGGACACATTGTGCGTCTGGACGAAGCACCCTCCGCCTAA